One Anas platyrhynchos isolate ZD024472 breed Pekin duck chromosome 2, IASCAAS_PekinDuck_T2T, whole genome shotgun sequence DNA segment encodes these proteins:
- the LOC113842946 gene encoding feather beta keratin-like, protein MSCYDICRPCGPTPLANSCNEPCVRQCEDSHVAIQPSTVVVTLPGPILSSFPQNTAVGSSASAAVGSNLSAQGVPISGGGFGGFGLGGLGGYGLGGLGCFSGRRACYPC, encoded by the coding sequence ATGTCCTGCTACGACATCTGCCGCCCCTGCGGACCCACCCCGCTGGCTAAcagctgcaacgagccctgTGTCAGGCAGTGCGAGGACTCCCACGTCGCCATCCAGCCTTCCACCGTGGTGGTCACCCTGCCAggacccatcctcagctccttcccccagaacacCGCCGTTGGATCCTCCGCATCAGCTGCCGTGGGCAGCAACCTCAGCGCCCAGGGAGTGCCCATCTCTGGAGGCGGCTTCGGAGGCTTTGGCCTGGGAGGCTTGGGAGGCTATGGCTTGGGAGGCCTGGGCTGCTTCTCTGGCAGAAGAGCCTGCTACCCCTGCTAA